The Primulina eburnea isolate SZY01 unplaced genomic scaffold, ASM2296580v1 ctg739_ERROPOS11973397, whole genome shotgun sequence sequence CAAATATAATCCATCATCTGAAGTGCAGCTAGTGTGCAGCCATCCAATGGCTATTATTTGACGAGGACATATAATCTTTATCATGCTGATCTTTTTGCATAAAATATCAGGTGATTGCAGCCATGTTCCATGGCTTATTACTGATATCTCCCCACCATAATTCATCATACAAGTTTCGTCCTTAGGTTCTAaattgttcttaatttcctaaaAATGTCTAGTGAAAGGTGTAAAATGACTATTTTATCCCAAATCGTGtacttttttaataaaaaaataatcctAAAATACATGAACCGTCGAATGATTGCTGGCAACTCCATAAATACTTTTTTCTAATTTTTCAAATACAAGGCTTTGTTTGTGAAGCCTCCCAACTATCTTCATCCCACCTTTTAAATGACATTAATTTTGTTGATGTCATTATGATCTTACTATCATACTAACAACTCGCAGTTCTTGAACTTTATACAAGCCAGAGTCAAAGAAATGAACAAAATGGATCATCATCTTGCTAATACCATATCATTAATGCTTGTTGGTATTCCTAACGTGGGAAAATCTGCGCTAGCCAATGCTTTACATCAGGTTGGAAGGATTACAGCGGCAGGTGCTGATTTCTTCGTTCATATAACACCACCGAATCattaaaaaatttgtttcatagtcatgcatttcatatagttTTGCCACCTTTTCTTGCTTTTCCTttccaaatataaaatttatgctTCTAAATTTACAAGACGTTCATTGATTTGAAGAGAAAGGGAAGTTAAAACATTCTATTGTGAGTCCACAGCCAGGCGAGACAAAGTGTATAAGCAGCTTAAAGGTACGGAATTCTATTCACATGCATTGACACACTATTTAATGAGCAAACCTTGTAATTTAATGGTTTTGAAAAGATTGTGAGAATTCGAAGTCGCTGCTGGTGAAACTTATTAGACAAAGTCTTTCTAGTGGCCCCTATCCTAAGGCCTGAGCTGTGACTAACCCTCTTTCCATTACAACTTGCACCAAAATTAAATTACTGAGCCGACTGAAcaagtatatatatttttattcaattctGATACCTTGTTTGCATCAGTAGGTATTTGATATCGTGGTATTTGACCGTTAATTTTCTATCCAACTTTATCTTGCCATTTGTTTCTTAGGTCTTTATAGTTTCTGCTTATCTTGTGATCTTTAATTTGTTACGCATACAACTTGTATCTCCCCAGTTCATCTGCCTGGTAGCATTCTTGTTCTGTTGTTCCTCTTGTGCTGTTTCCTCCAAGCTTCTTAAATATCGTAAATTATTTTACTTAAAAACATTCAATGGCAGATTGCTAGCCATCCAAATGTCTATGTCTTGGACACTCCAGGTATTTTACCTTCCAAGATAAATGATGATTGGGTATGCTCCAAGCTTGCTTTAACAGGTACCATTATTTAATTGATGAAGTATATATTTGTGTTCCACTTTGTGCCTAAATAAACGGAAAACGTAAAAACACTCTCACGTGTTTATACGCACGTGCAACCACTCACATATGAAATCAGTAGTGTGTTCCAAGTGTAGAGTTTTAAAGGAGATTTTCAGATCTTGTTTGCAAAATGCAGGAGCAATCAAAGATAGTGCAGTTGGAGAAATAGAACTCGTCCAATATTTCCTATCGATTCTTAACTCCAGTGACGAATACACGAAATGGGGAAAGTTATCTGGCATAGAAATTGGAGGATTATCAAGTGAAGGAGGAACAGATCTGGACAAAAGACGGAAAAAACAATATCCAACAGATCACACTCAGGTAATCTGTTTGTGTTTAAATTAGAAAGAATGCATTGCAACATTTTCTACTCTCCAAGCATCTTACCATGTTCCAACACACTTTCTTGATGATAAGTTCGGGATGACACAAAGAAGCTGCACATCTTTCTCTTGTTTCTCCACGTGGTATCCTGATACATTTCCAAACACTACCGTTATGATGATTTTTCATCCAGGACTTCATTGTCAACAATGTAAGACGGACCCTTTTTGAGGCCATCTCATCATTTAAGGGTGACTTAGAAAACAGAAAAGATATGGCACGACTTATGGAAGAAGAGTTCAAACTTCTTCTGAAGGTTTTCCATCTTCCTTTAGAATCAGAAGAAGAAACTAATTGTAAGAGGGTAGCCACCAAATTACTAAATCTGTTTCGTACAGGACGACTTGGCCATTATACGTTAGACTCAATTCCAAGTAAAGCTCTATCCATTTCCTTTTGATATACCGAAGTACATATAGCTCTGCTCTGATAAGTTTATTACCCTGTCGAGTGATCTGAAGGATAGACGCTTCCTTTCGACCCACACAGTCAAGGAAGATGATTGCTAAAGCTACAATTTTAGGAGCAACTGTGTTCCGGTACTGCTTTGAAGGCGCCTTGAATGGTGCCTGGGGGAGTGTCCCATGGTGTCACCAAGTTCTTGAAGCCAATGTTCACCCGGCCCTAAAGAACTGGACTTAGGAAGTGTTTCTATTCATATTTGGTCAACAAGTTTGTTTTGATCAATGGTAGAGAGTGTTCATATAAGATTTGAATTCTAAttgcaaactgaaattttcataTATAAGTCAACATGAAATCTAACCTGCAATTATTTCTTGGGAAATTTCCCAAAattcatttaaaaattattcCGAAAATTCAGCACATTGTTTTACCTCAAGGTAACCCGACAAACCAATAATAAACATCTAGTATGTGGAATTATTCAGTTTTAAAGAAAGAAACTGGCCAACAACTTGAACCCATTATACTTGTAGATCATATTGCCTCTAGAAGTacacttgtttttttttaaattaaaattttcaaaatcaaataaaatgcGTACAGTGAAATCATTTTCTATAAAATTACCACTCCAATCAACATTTTCTAACCTCCTCACCTGCAGCCCGTTTGGTCAAATTAAGAAGGTCttgaaaaaagtaaaaaaaaaatgcatTTCTCAAAAAATGTAATGTTTGATCACAAAAACCATTTTAAAAAACACttgcaaaatttttttttgtcagttgaaatttatgattttttgatTTTTACTTCTagttcattttaaaaaattataataacaacattattttatatttatccaAACGTCAAAactgtttttgttttttaaaagaaaacacTTAAAAAAATTGGACTTATTtagatgttttttttaaaaaaaaaaaactatcgaACTTTTGTATTTGAGCTTCTGCTCATAATACCATATATGAGCTTAACGTGAATTAGCTCAGAAGTTTATCTAATACATATTTAAGAATAAAGtcgttataaaaaaaattttaaaaaaatatatatagcttaatgtgtgtatatatatatatatatatatatatatatatatatatatatatatatatatatatatatatatattacaagtTATTATAAAaggagtatgtctcttgtgagatgttCGTACAGATCTTTATTCGTAAGACGAGTCGACTTTGCTCATATTTACAatgaaagtaatatttttattataaataataatttttttataagtgattcaaataaaatatctacCTCACAAAATTGACACGTGAAACCGTTTATCATCGGAAGGGCCTACTAGTCTAAATAATGCTTGCCAATTTAGTCATGGGATGCTAGCAAGATTGGTATGACTTTTACCATTTCTTGGAGTGTACTCCGCTAATTAAGTCAAACAAGATTAATTGTTGAATTAAGTGAAGCATTCTGTCAAAACTTAATTCATTCAAAAGAAATTTTTAGTTACAGATTTCGATTAAGGAAATTTTTTTGCACGAAatatcattaattaattattttttccttgaaaaaaataaatttctaaTTTTGATTATTGCTTGGTAATCCAATTTTAATCATGCTCGATTAATTCTCTCCTTATTATTTCATCAGTTTTACTCATAAATGTGAAGCAAtgaatttgtgtgtgtgtgtgtgtgtgtataagaagAAAGATTAATGTTGTTTCTCATTAAG is a genomic window containing:
- the LOC140821947 gene encoding DAR GTPase 2, mitochondrial isoform X3; amino-acid sequence: MMAATASLIQKIGEAVKQVAANRGSDWWYTPHMAAASRAIAERLPLVDIILEVRDSRIPWSSEYGQLRKLTPSARHIIVLNKKDLANRYQTKEWLRFLKEHNCSSFAVNSHNKENVQEFLNFIQARVKEMNKMDHHLANTISLMLVGIPNVGKSALANALHQVGRITAAEKGKLKHSIVSPQPGETKCISSLKIASHPNVYVLDTPGILPSKINDDWVCSKLALTGAIKDSAVGEIELVQYFLSILNSSDEYTKWGKLSGIEIGGLSSEGGTDLDKRRKKQYPTDHTQDFIVNNVRRTLFEAISSFKGDLENRKDMARLMEEEFKLLLKDDLAIIR
- the LOC140821947 gene encoding DAR GTPase 2, mitochondrial isoform X2, with protein sequence MMAATASLIQKIGEAVKQVAANRGSDWWYTPHMAAASRAIAERLPLVDIILEVRDSRIPWSSEYGQLRKLTPSARHIIVLNKKDLANRYQTKEWLRFLKEHNCSSFAVNSHNKENVQEFLNFIQARVKEMNKMDHHLANTISLMLVGIPNVGKSALANALHQVGRITAAEKGKLKHSIVSPQPGETKCISSLKIASHPNVYVLDTPGILPSKINDDWVCSKLALTGAIKDSAVGEIELVQYFLSILNSSDEYTKWGKLSGIEIGGLSSEGGTDLDKRRKKQYPTDHTQDFIVNNVRRTLFEAISSFKGDLENRKDMARLMEEEFKLLLKVFHLPLESEEETNCKRVATKLLNLFRTGRLGHYTLDSIPR
- the LOC140821947 gene encoding DAR GTPase 2, mitochondrial isoform X1, with the protein product MMAATASLIQKIGEAVKQVAANRGSDWWYTPHMAAASRAIAERLPLVDIILEVRDSRIPWSSEYGQLRKLTPSARHIIVLNKKDLANRYQTKEWLRFLKEHNCSSFAVNSHNKENVQEFLNFIQARVKEMNKMDHHLANTISLMLVGIPNVGKSALANALHQVGRITAAEKGKLKHSIVSPQPGETKCISSLKIASHPNVYVLDTPGILPSKINDDWVCSKLALTGAIKDSAVGEIELVQYFLSILNSSDEYTKWGKLSGIEIGGLSSEGGTDLDKRRKKQYPTDHTQDFIVNNVRRTLFEAISSFKGDLENRKDMARLMEEEFKLLLKVFHLPLESEEETNCKRVATKLLNLFRTGRLGHYTLDSIPSKALSISF